A window of Rhinatrema bivittatum chromosome 2, aRhiBiv1.1, whole genome shotgun sequence contains these coding sequences:
- the LOC115083822 gene encoding zinc finger protein 271-like isoform X1 → MPAGASAQDPVTFEEIAVYFSQEEWEDLKEWEKELYKDVMKENYQMLSSLGTGSPITTPEIISYIERGEEPYIKDEPGSEEGGTGKSSCSEIKESKRRHEEVHPVEVIKTVSETDGGDTCPCCDWEKNQWTLYKPEEGLRNPAGESAVRVTPCEQSTNDTHSMEHQRNLIIEQQSICNECGNLYKDQGTLNSQDGFHGGERPHTCTDCGKNFSQKDPIPVNEKIHTNYNRPFLCNEDRQCILLNIDLVMSKGSHTEERQLPSREYGKSFIQKGRLLMHQRIHSGEKPFACTQCEKNFIHKKSLIIHQRTHTGERPFPCTECGKSFRKKGALAEHLRTHTSERPFPCTECGKSFRGKRCLTKHLRIHTGERPFSCTECGKSFSQKGSLTNHLGIHTGERPFSCTECGKSFSQKGSLTNHLGIHTGERPFTCTECGKSFTLKGNLLIHQRTHKGKRPFACTQCEKNFIHKKSLIIHQRTHTGERPFPCTDCGKRFIKKEDLQMHQRIHTGEKPFSCKECRKRFSQKSVLIQHLRIHTGERPFPCTECGKTFSQERDLIQHLRIHTGERPFPCSECGKCFSQKGSVRKHLRIHTGERPFTCTECGKSFTEKGALTLHLRIHTGESPFRCTECGKSFRVKGMLTKHLRIHTGERPFSCTECGKSFSQKGSLTNHLGIHTGERPFTCTECGKTFMQKGALTQHLRIHTGEKPFTCTERGKSFMEKEGFLQHLRIYAEERPFTCTECGKSFMQKAALTQHMRIHTRERPFTCTECGKSFTQKEGFIQHLKIHTGERPFTCTECGKSFKMKGALTVHLKIHTGERPFPCNECGKSFKKKGALTDHLNIHTGERPFPCNECGKSFNQKAGLTQHLRIHTGEKSFTCTECGKSFKRKDALTYHLKIHTGEKPFPCSECGKSFRDKAGLTRHLRFHTGERT, encoded by the exons GAACAGGCTCCCCGATCACCACCCCTGAGATTATATCCTACATTGAACGAGGAGAAGAGCCGTACATCAAGGATGAGCCGggatcagaggaaggaggaactgggaaaagcagctgctcag AGATCAAGGAGTCCAAGAGAAGACACGAGGAGGTACATCCTGTGGAAGTGATTAAAACCGTATCTGAGACAGATGGAGGGGATACTTGCCCATGTTGTGACTGGGAGAAAAACCAATGGACTCTGTATAAACCAGAGGAAGGATTAAGAAACCCCGCAGGAGAATCCGCTGTGCGTGTGACTCCCTGTGAGCAAAGTACTAATGATACCCACAGTATGGAGCATCAGAGAAACCTGATAATAGAACAACAGTCTATATGTAATGAATGTGGAAACTTGTACAAGGATCAGGGAACTCTAAACTCACAAGATGGATTTCATGGAGGAGAGAGACCACATACATGTACAGACTGTGGCAAGAACTTCAGTCAGAAAGACCCTATCCCAGTAAATGAGAAAATCCACACTAACTACAATAGACCATTTCTCTGTAATGAAGATAGACAATGCATCCTTCTCAATATAGACCTAGTAATGTCTAAGGGAAGCCACACAGAAGAGAGGCAATTGCCAAGCCgtgaatatgggaaaagctttatTCAGAAAGGGAGACTTCTgatgcatcagagaatccattcgggagagaaaccatttgcatgtACTCAGTGTGAGAAGAACTTCATTCATAAGAAAAGCCTAATAATTCATCAGAgaacccacacaggagagagaccatttccatgcactgaatgtgggaaaagcttcaggaAAAAGGGAGCACTTGCAGAACACCTGAGAACTCACACTAGCGAGAGACCATttccatgtactgaatgtgggaaaagcttcagggGGAAGAGATGTCTTACAAAACACTTgagaattcacactggagagagaccattttcatgcactgaatgtgggaaaagtttCAGTCAGAAGGGAAGCCTTACAAATCACTTGGGaattcacactggagagagaccattttcatgcactgaatgtgggaaaagtttCAGTCAGAAGGGAAGCCTTACAAATCACTTGGGaattcacactggagagagaccatttacatgcactgaatgtgggaaaagctttacTTTGAAGGGAAATCTTCTAATACACCAGAGAACCCATAAAGGCAAGAGACCCTTTGCATGTACTCAGTGTGAGAAGAACTTCATACATAAGAAAAGCCTAATAATTCATCAAAGAACCCACACAGGGGAGAGACCATTTCCTTGCACTGACTGTGGAAAAAGATTTATTAAAAAAGAAGATCTTCAGATGCACCAGAGaatccatacaggagagaaaccCTTCTCATGCAAGGAATGTAGGAAAAGATTCAGTCAGAAAAGTGTTCTTATTCAGCACCTACGAATACATACTGGGGAAAGACCCTTTCCttgcactgaatgtgggaaaaccTTCAGTCAGGAAAGAGATCTTATTCAGCACCTACGAATACATACTGGGGAAAGACCCTTTCCATGCAGTGAATGTGGGAAATGTTTCAGTCAGAAGGGAAGTGTTAGAAAACACTTgagaattcacactggagagagaccttttacatgtactgaatgtgggaaaagcttcacgGAGAAGGGAGCGCTTACACTACACCTgagaattcacactggagagaGTCCCTTTCGatgtactgaatgtgggaaaagctttagAGTGAAGGGAATGCTTACAAAACACTTgagaattcacactggagagagaccattttcatgcactgaatgtgggaaaagtttCAGTCAGAAGGGAAGCCTTACAAATCACTTGGGaattcacactggagagagaccctttacatgcactgaatgtgggaaaaccTTCATGCAGAAGGGAGCACTTACACAACACCTgagaattcacactggagagaaaccatttacatgcactgaacgTGGAAAAAGCTTCATGGAGAAGGAAGGGTTTCTACAACACCTGAGAATTTATGCTGAAGAGAGACCTTTTACgtgcactgaatgtgggaaatCCTTCATGCAGAAGGCAGCACTTACACAACACATGAGAATTCACACTAGAGAGAGACCCTttacatgcactgaatgtgggaaaagcttcacgCAGAAGGAAGGGTTTATTCAACACCTGAAaattcacactggagagagaccctttacatgcactgaatgtggCAAAAGCTTTAAAATGAAGGGAGCACTTACAGTCCACCTGAAaattcacactggagagagaccctttccatgcaatgaatgtgggaaaagctttaaGAAGAAGGGAGCACTTACAGACCACCTGAATATTCATactggagagagaccctttccatgcaatgaatgtggaaaaagctTCAATCAGAAGGCAGGGCTTACACAACATCTgagaattcacactggagagaaatcatttacatgcactgaatgtggaAAAAGCTTTAAGAGGAAGGATGCACTTACATACCACCTGAAaattcacactggagagaaaccctTTCCATGCAGTGAATGTGGGAAAAGTTTCAGAGACAAGGCAGGGCTTACTCGACACCTGAGATTTCACACTGGAGAGAGAACTTAA
- the LOC115083822 gene encoding zinc finger protein 271-like isoform X3: MKENYQMLSSLGTGSPITTPEIISYIERGEEPYIKDEPGSEEGGTGKSSCSEIKESKRRHEEVHPVEVIKTVSETDGGDTCPCCDWEKNQWTLYKPEEGLRNPAGESAVRVTPCEQSTNDTHSMEHQRNLIIEQQSICNECGNLYKDQGTLNSQDGFHGGERPHTCTDCGKNFSQKDPIPVNEKIHTNYNRPFLCNEDRQCILLNIDLVMSKGSHTEERQLPSREYGKSFIQKGRLLMHQRIHSGEKPFACTQCEKNFIHKKSLIIHQRTHTGERPFPCTECGKSFRKKGALAEHLRTHTSERPFPCTECGKSFRGKRCLTKHLRIHTGERPFSCTECGKSFSQKGSLTNHLGIHTGERPFSCTECGKSFSQKGSLTNHLGIHTGERPFTCTECGKSFTLKGNLLIHQRTHKGKRPFACTQCEKNFIHKKSLIIHQRTHTGERPFPCTDCGKRFIKKEDLQMHQRIHTGEKPFSCKECRKRFSQKSVLIQHLRIHTGERPFPCTECGKTFSQERDLIQHLRIHTGERPFPCSECGKCFSQKGSVRKHLRIHTGERPFTCTECGKSFTEKGALTLHLRIHTGESPFRCTECGKSFRVKGMLTKHLRIHTGERPFSCTECGKSFSQKGSLTNHLGIHTGERPFTCTECGKTFMQKGALTQHLRIHTGEKPFTCTERGKSFMEKEGFLQHLRIYAEERPFTCTECGKSFMQKAALTQHMRIHTRERPFTCTECGKSFTQKEGFIQHLKIHTGERPFTCTECGKSFKMKGALTVHLKIHTGERPFPCNECGKSFKKKGALTDHLNIHTGERPFPCNECGKSFNQKAGLTQHLRIHTGEKSFTCTECGKSFKRKDALTYHLKIHTGEKPFPCSECGKSFRDKAGLTRHLRFHTGERT, from the exons GAACAGGCTCCCCGATCACCACCCCTGAGATTATATCCTACATTGAACGAGGAGAAGAGCCGTACATCAAGGATGAGCCGggatcagaggaaggaggaactgggaaaagcagctgctcag AGATCAAGGAGTCCAAGAGAAGACACGAGGAGGTACATCCTGTGGAAGTGATTAAAACCGTATCTGAGACAGATGGAGGGGATACTTGCCCATGTTGTGACTGGGAGAAAAACCAATGGACTCTGTATAAACCAGAGGAAGGATTAAGAAACCCCGCAGGAGAATCCGCTGTGCGTGTGACTCCCTGTGAGCAAAGTACTAATGATACCCACAGTATGGAGCATCAGAGAAACCTGATAATAGAACAACAGTCTATATGTAATGAATGTGGAAACTTGTACAAGGATCAGGGAACTCTAAACTCACAAGATGGATTTCATGGAGGAGAGAGACCACATACATGTACAGACTGTGGCAAGAACTTCAGTCAGAAAGACCCTATCCCAGTAAATGAGAAAATCCACACTAACTACAATAGACCATTTCTCTGTAATGAAGATAGACAATGCATCCTTCTCAATATAGACCTAGTAATGTCTAAGGGAAGCCACACAGAAGAGAGGCAATTGCCAAGCCgtgaatatgggaaaagctttatTCAGAAAGGGAGACTTCTgatgcatcagagaatccattcgggagagaaaccatttgcatgtACTCAGTGTGAGAAGAACTTCATTCATAAGAAAAGCCTAATAATTCATCAGAgaacccacacaggagagagaccatttccatgcactgaatgtgggaaaagcttcaggaAAAAGGGAGCACTTGCAGAACACCTGAGAACTCACACTAGCGAGAGACCATttccatgtactgaatgtgggaaaagcttcagggGGAAGAGATGTCTTACAAAACACTTgagaattcacactggagagagaccattttcatgcactgaatgtgggaaaagtttCAGTCAGAAGGGAAGCCTTACAAATCACTTGGGaattcacactggagagagaccattttcatgcactgaatgtgggaaaagtttCAGTCAGAAGGGAAGCCTTACAAATCACTTGGGaattcacactggagagagaccatttacatgcactgaatgtgggaaaagctttacTTTGAAGGGAAATCTTCTAATACACCAGAGAACCCATAAAGGCAAGAGACCCTTTGCATGTACTCAGTGTGAGAAGAACTTCATACATAAGAAAAGCCTAATAATTCATCAAAGAACCCACACAGGGGAGAGACCATTTCCTTGCACTGACTGTGGAAAAAGATTTATTAAAAAAGAAGATCTTCAGATGCACCAGAGaatccatacaggagagaaaccCTTCTCATGCAAGGAATGTAGGAAAAGATTCAGTCAGAAAAGTGTTCTTATTCAGCACCTACGAATACATACTGGGGAAAGACCCTTTCCttgcactgaatgtgggaaaaccTTCAGTCAGGAAAGAGATCTTATTCAGCACCTACGAATACATACTGGGGAAAGACCCTTTCCATGCAGTGAATGTGGGAAATGTTTCAGTCAGAAGGGAAGTGTTAGAAAACACTTgagaattcacactggagagagaccttttacatgtactgaatgtgggaaaagcttcacgGAGAAGGGAGCGCTTACACTACACCTgagaattcacactggagagaGTCCCTTTCGatgtactgaatgtgggaaaagctttagAGTGAAGGGAATGCTTACAAAACACTTgagaattcacactggagagagaccattttcatgcactgaatgtgggaaaagtttCAGTCAGAAGGGAAGCCTTACAAATCACTTGGGaattcacactggagagagaccctttacatgcactgaatgtgggaaaaccTTCATGCAGAAGGGAGCACTTACACAACACCTgagaattcacactggagagaaaccatttacatgcactgaacgTGGAAAAAGCTTCATGGAGAAGGAAGGGTTTCTACAACACCTGAGAATTTATGCTGAAGAGAGACCTTTTACgtgcactgaatgtgggaaatCCTTCATGCAGAAGGCAGCACTTACACAACACATGAGAATTCACACTAGAGAGAGACCCTttacatgcactgaatgtgggaaaagcttcacgCAGAAGGAAGGGTTTATTCAACACCTGAAaattcacactggagagagaccctttacatgcactgaatgtggCAAAAGCTTTAAAATGAAGGGAGCACTTACAGTCCACCTGAAaattcacactggagagagaccctttccatgcaatgaatgtgggaaaagctttaaGAAGAAGGGAGCACTTACAGACCACCTGAATATTCATactggagagagaccctttccatgcaatgaatgtggaaaaagctTCAATCAGAAGGCAGGGCTTACACAACATCTgagaattcacactggagagaaatcatttacatgcactgaatgtggaAAAAGCTTTAAGAGGAAGGATGCACTTACATACCACCTGAAaattcacactggagagaaaccctTTCCATGCAGTGAATGTGGGAAAAGTTTCAGAGACAAGGCAGGGCTTACTCGACACCTGAGATTTCACACTGGAGAGAGAACTTAA